Sequence from the Spirochaetae bacterium HGW-Spirochaetae-1 genome:
AAAACCGGGCTCATTGCCGGATTCATCGACGCGAAACTCCTCACACCCGATCTCCGTGGCATCGGCATTCTGCATGGCATAAGCCTGGTCCTTTCCCAGATCGTAAGCAATGTTCCATACACCGTAGTCATGCTCCCCTTCATGAAAAGCAGCGACAGCCCCACGCTCTGGCTTGCCCTGGCCTCGGCTTCAACCCTGGCGGGGAATGCCACGATCATCGGGGCCATGGCCAATCTCATCGTCATAGAATCGGCCCGGTCCCTGGACGTGAAAATCGGGTTCAGGGAATTTTTCAAGGCCGGCATTATCGTGACCATACTCACACTTGTGCTTTCAGTGTTCATGCTCCAGACCTGGCATGCTGCTGGTATCATAGGTTAAAGACACCGAAAAACACTTCCGTAGAATCTCTCATTCTATCATGTCATGCGTCACCCTATCATAAATATTCTTAAAAAGTGCATGACAACTGACGATACCTGTTCTATAATTATAAACAACCTTCTCCTTTCAACTCATTAATATTGAGGTATCACCATGAACAAGCAGGCAAAAAAATTTTTCTTTTCGATGGAAGCACGACAGAATCTTGTCACCTACATATTAGCAGTACCGCTGGCTGTATATATAGCCGTGATCTGCGGCGATGTGCGCGGCGATAAACTCATGGCCATATTCCTTGGCATTCTCATCAGTGCCGGTCCCGTGCTTGCCGTGGGGATCATGATAAATTACCTGCGTCTCAAGAAGCCCCTCACCATAATATTCGATGAAAATTCAAATGATGCCGATCTGAAATGGGCCCATGAAATCCTGCTCCGCGAGCCCGTGCAGCAGGCCCTGAGCATAACAATCCGATGGGTCATCAATCCAACGCTTGCCGTAATGGTCGGACATTTATTCGTTCCCATGGAAGCGCTGCAATACTATGCAATTTTCATTGTACTCCTGGTCATCGTGCCCCCGGGATACGTGTACTCCTATTTTATAGCAGAGAAGGAATTTGCCCGTCTTCTCGATACACCCAGAATCGCCGCTTTGAACTGTGAGACTTCCACCCGGTTTTCACTGAGGGTCAAGATCGCAATATCGCTCTTCACCATGTCTTTTTCTCCATCTATGGCTTTCGGCTTCATCATCCTGGAAATGAACCATAATATGGTTCATTTCGAGAACATCGGTCTCCATGTGATCGTCATCGCGACACTTCTTCTTCTCAACCTTGTCTACATTGCCCATGTTTTCTCATCCTCGGTGCAAAGGACCTTCGAGCATACGCGTACCGGCATAAACCGGATCGTCGATGGAAATCTTAATATCTCAGTACCGGTAACAACACGGGATGAAATGGGCTCCATGAATAATTATCTCAACAACCTCATCGCCGTGCTCAATAAAATCATCTCGGGAATCGACGGGGAAGCGAAAAATCTTAGCATTGATTCCCGGAACCTGTCGGACACCATCAGCAAGCTCAGTGACAACACCCAGGACGTGGCCTCGTCCGTTGAGGAAATGAGCGCCTCCATCGAAGAGCTGGCGGCCTCCAGCGAGAGCATCGCAGACAATTCCAAGGAGCAGAATCAGCAGACAACAATGGTTTCATCGCTCATGGAAAAAATCCTGAAAAACGCCGAGACCATCGCACAAAGCGCCTCGTCAGGAGCGGATATATCAAAGGTTACGGAGCAGAAGGCCGGAGAGGGCGAGATAATCCTCAACGATACCATTTCAAAAATAGAGAACATCCAGAAAAGCACCCAGTCTATCAACGACTCCGCTTCAATCATTAAGGATATCGCAGACCAGGTAAACCTGCTATCACTTAACGCCTCAATTGAAGCAGCCAGGGCCGGTGACTACGGGAAAGGATTCAGCGTCGTCGCCGAAGAGATATCCAAGCTCGCCGATAACACACAGAAAAACGCCGACCAGATAACAAAGTCCATAACCATGACGCTCGCCGACGTCAATACGGGAATCGCCTCCATCAAGATGACATCGGAAAAATTCAGCGAGATAATAGCCTTCGTGAAAAAAACCGCGGCCATAGTAGTTAAGATCGCCGAGGAAGCACAGTCCCAGTCCACCATAAGCGAGGAGATACAGAAGCATTTCAACGACATGATCAACATGGCCGTGGCCAATCTGCGGGCAGCCGAGGAACAGGCCACGACCCACCAGGAGTTCATCGACACCGTTGCCAGAATTTCCGAGGCCATCCAGGACATAGCCACCAAGGCATCATCGGTCAACGACCTGTCCAGGGTGCTGGATGACAGGGCCGATACCCTGGCGGGAGAGATCGAATTTTTCTCATTATAATGAAATGATATCATCCCCCGGCCATCGTCGAGCGCCTTTTGGACCTCCTGTCTGCGCTCGACACTGCATCATCCTGCTGTGTGCTTCTCCGAGGCGGAAAAGGGGTGGCTTATTAAAGGGGGAGTGTCGGGAAATGAGGTCCAAAAACTTATTGCCTGTATCACTTTTTTTCAATGACTGAGCAATCATTCTTTCATTTACAAGGCACACATCATCACCGCAATAACGACCCAAATTAGCATTGACATATCCCCGTCGTGAATTAAGCTCATACACCTGATACTGACAGACGCCAAATTCAATTTCCCGGAGCACGACATGAACCAGAAATTGTCAATATCATCACTGCATGAATACATTAAAGAACTGGCCCAGATAGAAACGGAACTTGAGCAGCTCATCGAGACGACCCTGTGGGTAAGCGACCCCCACGGTGCCGGCGACCGCTTCGTCGCCATATTAAAAGGACGCTTCGGCCTGGTCTTTCGGTCGGCCCAGGAGGCCCTGCCCAAAACCTTTTCCGATGAAAAACTCGATTACCTGGACCGGATAATACGAAAAGAGAAATACTTCATCAGTGATGAATACGCTATGGAGCGACAGGATGTCATTTCCTCACTGGTTACCATCATACGATACAAAATGCAGAACATACAGGATTTCGATCAGATACGGGGAAGCATCAACAAGGACCTGCGGACACTGCTGGAAAATCTCCTGCTGAACTTTCCGGTCCCTAACGTGGTCTATGAAAATACACTTATAGCCGACAAGGTAATCAGCTCCCTGGCCAAAATAACCAAACAGGTCATCCTGGGTCAGCTCGTGGTGCTGGGTGATGTATTCGACAGGGGCGATGAACCTGACAAGATTCTCAGGATACTCTCTTCGAAGGAGATAAAGCCCTTTGTGAAATTCGTCTGGGGAAACCATGACATCCTCTGGATGGGGGCGGCAGCGGGCAACAGGTCGCTCATAGCCGAAGCATTGCGTATATCCTTCAGGTATGACAATCTGGTCTTCGTCACCCGGCTCGGCATCGACACAACGCGCCTCCAGGAATTCGCCTCACGCCTGTACCCCGACAACGTAAGTGGAAATTTCAAAGCCATAGAACCGCTCTCGAGAAAAATCGAAAAAACCCTGACCATGATCCAGTTCAAACTTGAAGAACAGACTATAAAAAAATATCCCCAGCTGGACATGGATTCACGGCTCAATCTGGAAAAACTTGCCGGCATGCTCAAGGCAGGCGACATGGCAGGCCTCACGGACACGCACTTCCCCACACTCAATCCGGACAATCCCCTGGAACTCACCGCCGAGGAGCGGGAAATCATTGACGACCTGGCGGAACAGTTCACGGGTAGCCTGCAGATAAAACGCCTCATGGAATTCCTTTTCCGCGAGGGAAAACTCTATCATGTCCATAATTTCATCCTCAACATCCACGCCCTCATACCCAGTACCGCCGATGGCCAGTTCGACGAGCTATACGGAAAAAAAGGGAAGGAGCTCCTGGACTACATAGAAGCCACGGTAAAGGACGTGGGCGAAAACTATCTGAACGGGAACAAACAGGAAGACTTCCAACTCGCGGTCATGTTCTATCTCTGGTGCGGGCCGAAATCCCCCTTCTTCGGCAAGCACGCCATGAAAACATTCGAGCGATATTTCTTCCGCGACAAGGATACACATGAGGAAATAACACTGCACTGGGGCGAGAATATCCAGAAAGATGAATTCATGGATCTCATCGAGAAGGAATTCGGCGCGGAACGAGTGGTCTACGGACACACGCCGGTGAACATAATGAAGGGCCAGAAACTCGCCTCATCGAACGGCCGGGCCATCAACATCGACGGTGGTTTTTCCGATGCCTACCTGGGACGCGGCCACTCCCTTATCCACACGCCCTACTCCCTCTTCGCCATTATCCTCCCCACCGAAGAGGAACTGGAGGAATCGAAAACAAAGAAGGAACCGGCAAAGCTTCTCTTCGAGCATATAGCCACCTACGAGATGCCGAAAAAAATCAAGGATACCTGGATTGGCCGTCAACTCCAGAAGAGACGAAAAGAGCT
This genomic interval carries:
- a CDS encoding fructose-bisphosphatase class III, translated to MNQKLSISSLHEYIKELAQIETELEQLIETTLWVSDPHGAGDRFVAILKGRFGLVFRSAQEALPKTFSDEKLDYLDRIIRKEKYFISDEYAMERQDVISSLVTIIRYKMQNIQDFDQIRGSINKDLRTLLENLLLNFPVPNVVYENTLIADKVISSLAKITKQVILGQLVVLGDVFDRGDEPDKILRILSSKEIKPFVKFVWGNHDILWMGAAAGNRSLIAEALRISFRYDNLVFVTRLGIDTTRLQEFASRLYPDNVSGNFKAIEPLSRKIEKTLTMIQFKLEEQTIKKYPQLDMDSRLNLEKLAGMLKAGDMAGLTDTHFPTLNPDNPLELTAEEREIIDDLAEQFTGSLQIKRLMEFLFREGKLYHVHNFILNIHALIPSTADGQFDELYGKKGKELLDYIEATVKDVGENYLNGNKQEDFQLAVMFYLWCGPKSPFFGKHAMKTFERYFFRDKDTHEEITLHWGENIQKDEFMDLIEKEFGAERVVYGHTPVNIMKGQKLASSNGRAINIDGGFSDAYLGRGHSLIHTPYSLFAIILPTEEELEESKTKKEPAKLLFEHIATYEMPKKIKDTWIGRQLQKRRKELLEIIMQYNS